A portion of the Chloroflexaceae bacterium genome contains these proteins:
- a CDS encoding DnaD domain protein: protein MVFAGFSTDTLVGLPPELFSEIIPAITLPSELKVTLHVFYRLSRQRATPRRLSWEELLADRTLRRSLRAVSKLRPFEDLLAEGLEAAVRRGTLLHVALPADGRVGNWYLVHTAANRAWVERLARAQVALAPAAEPAPQRLSLMSLYEQNIGLITPMLVDELREAEERYPREWIEEAMREAVRANARSWRYIRKVLERWAVHGRQDATHRAERPIDVEKYTGGAFGDLFRRGSDDTDL from the coding sequence ATGGTGTTTGCCGGCTTCTCAACCGATACGCTTGTGGGCCTGCCGCCAGAGTTGTTCAGCGAGATCATTCCCGCGATCACCCTCCCCAGCGAACTTAAGGTGACCTTGCATGTCTTCTACCGCCTGAGCCGGCAGCGGGCCACCCCTCGTCGCCTGAGCTGGGAGGAGCTTCTGGCGGATCGCACGTTGCGGCGCTCGTTGCGTGCGGTCTCGAAGTTGCGCCCGTTTGAAGATCTGCTGGCTGAAGGATTGGAGGCGGCCGTTCGACGAGGAACGCTGCTGCACGTGGCCCTGCCCGCCGATGGCCGCGTTGGCAACTGGTACCTGGTGCATACGGCCGCCAACCGGGCCTGGGTCGAGCGCCTGGCCCGGGCTCAGGTCGCCCTGGCGCCAGCCGCCGAACCGGCTCCGCAGCGGCTGTCGCTCATGAGCCTGTACGAGCAGAACATCGGCCTGATCACCCCGATGCTGGTCGATGAACTGCGCGAGGCTGAAGAACGCTATCCCCGCGAATGGATCGAAGAAGCCATGCGCGAGGCCGTCCGCGCTAATGCTCGTTCCTGGCGCTATATTCGCAAGGTCCTTGAGAGGTGGGCAGTCCATGGAAGACAGGATGCGACGCATCGCGCCGAACGACCTATTGACGTGGAAAAGTACACCGGCGGCGCCTTCGGAGATCTCTTCCGGCGCGGCAGCGACGACACCGACCTCTGA
- a CDS encoding ATP-binding protein codes for MRRIAPNDLLTWKSTPAAPSEISSGAAATTPTSDAPCPRCKGAGYLVADAPFGHPDFGRLWPCSCRTAERLRQRGEMLRAMSNLGPFLNKTFENFDAGVRGVARAYARALKFAEHPVGWLILFGGYGCGKTHLAAAIANRLLANHNEVLFTVVPDLLDHLRSTFGPHSEVGYDERFEQVRSAGVLILDDLGTENATPWAREKLFQIFNHRYNYRLPTVITSNREPRDIEPRILSRMTDRDLCDEIIIIDADDYRRTPVTQRFEQKKAHHLQRMGRRDGSA; via the coding sequence ATGCGACGCATCGCGCCGAACGACCTATTGACGTGGAAAAGTACACCGGCGGCGCCTTCGGAGATCTCTTCCGGCGCGGCAGCGACGACACCGACCTCTGATGCCCCCTGTCCCCGCTGCAAGGGCGCCGGGTATCTGGTGGCCGATGCGCCCTTTGGCCATCCCGATTTTGGCCGCCTCTGGCCCTGTAGCTGCCGCACAGCCGAACGCCTCCGGCAGCGCGGCGAGATGCTGCGGGCCATGAGCAACCTTGGACCGTTCCTCAATAAGACCTTCGAGAACTTTGACGCTGGCGTGCGCGGGGTGGCCCGGGCCTACGCCCGGGCGCTCAAGTTCGCCGAACATCCCGTCGGGTGGCTCATCCTCTTTGGCGGCTACGGCTGCGGTAAGACCCATCTCGCCGCTGCTATCGCCAACCGGCTCCTCGCCAACCACAACGAGGTGCTCTTCACGGTCGTGCCTGACCTGCTCGATCACCTGCGCTCCACCTTCGGCCCCCATAGCGAAGTGGGCTACGATGAGCGCTTTGAGCAGGTGCGCAGCGCCGGGGTGCTGATCCTCGATGACCTGGGCACCGAAAATGCCACCCCCTGGGCTCGTGAGAAGCTGTTCCAGATCTTCAATCATCGCTACAACTACCGCCTGCCCACGGTGATTACCAGCAATCGTGAACCCAGAGATATCGAGCCGCGCATTCTCTCGCGTATGACTGATCGGGACCTGTGTGACGAGATTATCATTATTGACGCCGATGACTACCGACGCACGCCCGTCACACAGCGCTTTGAACAGAAAAAAGCCCACCATCTGCAGCGCATGGGCCGCCGCGATGGCAGCGCCTGA
- the argF gene encoding ornithine carbamoyltransferase produces the protein MLQHYLSAGDLSRSEAEALLDRAAGLKAEFRANGCGAHPGLPLRGKTLALVFEKPSLRTRVAFEAGMTQLGGHGSYLSANDIDMGGRESVPDVARNLSRWVQAIAARVFRHATVETLARYASVPVINALSDREHPCQALADMLTLRERFGALQGLRLAYVGDGNNVCHSLLLLGATLGLDLAVACPPDYRPDVEILERAERLASASGARINISAAPEEVVGGADAVYTDVWTSMGQEHETARRRPVFAPYQVNSELMARAAPRAVFMHCLPAHRGEEVTAEVIDGPQSVVFDQAENRLHVQKALLLTLLGA, from the coding sequence ATGCTACAGCACTATCTGTCCGCAGGGGATCTGAGCCGGTCCGAGGCCGAGGCCCTGCTGGATCGCGCTGCCGGCCTCAAGGCCGAGTTTCGCGCCAATGGCTGCGGGGCCCATCCCGGGTTGCCCCTCCGGGGGAAGACCCTCGCCCTCGTCTTTGAAAAGCCGTCCCTGCGTACCCGCGTGGCCTTCGAGGCGGGCATGACCCAGCTTGGCGGCCATGGATCGTACCTCTCGGCCAACGATATTGACATGGGCGGGCGCGAGAGCGTGCCCGATGTGGCGCGCAACCTCAGCCGCTGGGTGCAGGCTATCGCCGCCCGCGTCTTCAGGCATGCCACGGTCGAGACCCTGGCGCGCTACGCTTCCGTGCCTGTCATCAATGCCCTCTCGGATCGCGAGCATCCCTGCCAGGCCCTCGCCGATATGCTCACCCTTCGCGAACGGTTTGGCGCACTCCAGGGCCTGCGGCTGGCCTATGTGGGCGATGGCAACAATGTGTGCCATTCGTTGTTGCTGCTGGGCGCCACCCTCGGTCTGGATCTGGCCGTGGCCTGTCCTCCCGATTACCGTCCCGACGTGGAGATACTCGAACGCGCCGAGCGCCTTGCCAGCGCCAGCGGCGCCCGCATCAACATCAGCGCCGCCCCTGAAGAGGTTGTCGGCGGCGCTGATGCGGTCTATACCGATGTCTGGACCTCGATGGGCCAGGAGCACGAAACCGCCCGCCGCCGTCCGGTCTTCGCTCCTTACCAGGTGAACTCGGAGTTGATGGCCCGAGCCGCGCCGCGAGCGGTGTTTATGCACTGCCTCCCCGCCCATCGCGGCGAAGAGGTGACTGCCGAGGTCATTGATGGCCCGCAGTCGGTGGTCTTTGACCAGGCTGAGAATCGCCTGCATGTACAGAAAGCGTTGCTCCTTACGTTGCTGGGAGCATAG